In Blattabacterium cuenoti, the genomic window AGATATTTTAATAATTCATATAATACGTGAAGAGAAAAAATTTAACTCTATTCAAGAATTAAGAAAACAAATATGCATAGATAAAATAAATGTGCAAAAATTTTTTTCTTGTGAAAAAAAAAATTGACAAAATTATTCAATGTCTATTGAAAGACTTGAATCATAAAATTATTTTCATATCAAAAGCTTCTACAGTTATAGAATATATTAAAACTAAGTATAGTTCAAAATTTAGTTCAAAAACTAAATTTTTTACAATAGAAGAATTTCTTGAAAATATTTCTGGACTGAAAATTGTGGATAATTACTCAATACTTATTCAGTTTTTTTATCTATTGAAAAAAGATGATTTTATGGAAAAAAAATTTCATGATTTTTTTAATTGGGGTCCTAAAATATTAAATGATTTTCAGAATATAGATTTCAATATGATTGATATTGAACGTTTTTTTTCTTATGTTATTTCTACAGAAAAAATCAACAAATGGAATCTTCATCTTTTAAAACAAGAAAAATTTTTTTTTTGGGAAAAAATTCATGAATATTATTACATTTTACAATCTCAACTTTTAAAAAAAGGAATCTCTTATTATGGAATGCTTTTCAAAACAGCAATTTCTCGTTTAGATTCCTTTTTCTGTCAAAATTCAAATACAAAAATTGTATTATTTCTTTTTGATTGTATTGCATTTAATGAATGCGAAAAAATTTTTACTAAAAAAATTATTCAAAAAGGATTAGTTTATAATTTATATGAAAAGGATACTTCAATTCTAACTCTAGAATCTTTGAATAAAAAGAGAGTTTTGGATTCAAAAACATGTTTACAATTACAATGTAAAAATTTACAAATTATTCCTGTTTCAAAAGAAATAGAACAAGTGAAAACGGTGGAAAATATAATATGTAAATTGATAAACAAAGACCAAAAAACTAATAAAATACTATTAATACCAGGAGATAAGCATTTGACTTTACCATTAATAAATTCTATAAAAAAATTAGGAATTAATATATCAATTAATATAGATTATTCATTAAATAATATCCCTATTTATTATACTTTTTATTCCATATTACAATTGCTAGTAAAAAAAAATAAATTCAAAAAATTCATTAGAAAAGATGTTATAAAAGTATTATCTAATGGATATATTCAAAAATTTTTTTTAAAACAAAATTCAATTTTAAAAAAATTAAATGTAGAAAGTGATTCGGATTTTGTTTGTGAAGATACAATAAAAAAATATTTATATAAAAATAATTTGTGGATTATTTTTAAAATTCCAACTAATAATATAAAAATAATTCTTATTAGCCTTATTGGGTTTATTAGAAAATTTAAAAAACTGCTTTTTACAAATATTAAAAAACATTTTTTGGAACTAAAATTCATTTATCAACTAGAAATTTATATACAAAAATTAAGAATAATAGTTAGGAAAACTAAAAATTTTTCACTAAATGATGTATTCAATATATATGAACAGTTTACTCATACAGAAAGCATACGATATATAAATAAAAATAGAAGAGGTTTATATTTAACAGGTTTTATAGATGTTTTTTTTGACAATTTTGATATTGTGATTATAACATCTTTTAATGATGGAATCATTCCTACAAATCATGATAATAAAAATAGTTCTTTCATTCCTTTTGAGATAGAAAAAAAACTACAGATAAATAATCTTAACGA contains:
- a CDS encoding PD-(D/E)XK nuclease family protein — encoded protein: MKKKIDKIIQCLLKDLNHKIIFISKASTVIEYIKTKYSSKFSSKTKFFTIEEFLENISGLKIVDNYSILIQFFYLLKKDDFMEKKFHDFFNWGPKILNDFQNIDFNMIDIERFFSYVISTEKINKWNLHLLKQEKFFFWEKIHEYYYILQSQLLKKGISYYGMLFKTAISRLDSFFCQNSNTKIVLFLFDCIAFNECEKIFTKKIIQKGLVYNLYEKDTSILTLESLNKKRVLDSKTCLQLQCKNLQIIPVSKEIEQVKTVENIICKLINKDQKTNKILLIPGDKHLTLPLINSIKKLGINISINIDYSLNNIPIYYTFYSILQLLVKKNKFKKFIRKDVIKVLSNGYIQKFFLKQNSILKKLNVESDSDFVCEDTIKKYLYKNNLWIIFKIPTNNIKIILISLIGFIRKFKKLLFTNIKKHFLELKFIYQLEIYIQKLRIIVRKTKNFSLNDVFNIYEQFTHTESIRYINKNRRGLYLTGFIDVFFDNFDIVIITSFNDGIIPTNHDNKNSSFIPFEIEKKLQINNLNEDFYFYHFKRIVQSSKKVYLIYKDQPDEISSGEKSRFIHKIEAIYKIEKNKISEPSFPINSKRIPIVIHKTKSIIQCLYKLIHEGLSPSSIHLYNYNPILFYYKKILKLNEPEKTSYKKEIGKIIHKILKILYDPVKENLITTNCIHKMRNNYESTIKKVLLGKEEIIEGNNMFFYCIIKNYIENFISWDEKFVKNGHKILIKEIECKVSAKLNIGSTKVNLHGIIDRIDECDGTTRILDYKIGFSKTKKINIPLKNIENVFYDINYANTMQLLIYVYLWFKSSTFKGSKKKSPIIGIVSPAMNGNILQVPVNIFHIQKINMTYVNYKIKVLPFLIQRIYDILDPRIPIIEKIY